In Acidobacteriota bacterium, one genomic interval encodes:
- a CDS encoding STAS domain-containing protein, with protein MDITTTPCADGLVITLAGRLDASWSDLADKAVRKAIHDGYHRIYLDLGDVRFISSAGIRVIVSGVRQTAALGGRFTVVRPSEASRSVLTMAGLGSLVDEGFSPASASEGLPGPGREPESVFESAQARFQVYRLDAGKPFETALWGSPPLPSREGNPGPPFRLSLAPDTVAVGLGALGDDPAAAAGRYGEFMALGSAAIYDPAPHAETPDYLLGSREAPLPFLLVYGLTATGGFQHLVRFETLSPEEEIGWPALVAECLGLLDRPDMILVAAVEAAAFVGAAVKRGPKAPVTFDLTFPAVRDQLSFTSEPAFPETSALIAGYASRAPSPAAAPFLRRLGPEDGLLGHFHAAIFPYRPIRKQYVTLGDTLHRLFEDQGVRAVLHLLHDDRPASGSGCTRVRRGACWIAPAGPAREGVAS; from the coding sequence ATGGACATCACCACCACCCCCTGTGCCGACGGACTGGTCATCACCCTGGCGGGCCGCCTGGACGCCTCGTGGAGCGACCTGGCGGACAAGGCCGTCCGAAAGGCGATTCACGACGGTTACCACCGGATCTACCTCGACCTGGGCGACGTTCGGTTCATCAGCTCCGCCGGGATCCGGGTCATCGTCTCCGGTGTCCGGCAGACCGCCGCCCTGGGGGGGCGGTTCACCGTCGTCCGACCCTCGGAGGCGTCGCGGTCCGTGTTGACGATGGCGGGCCTGGGCAGCCTGGTGGACGAGGGGTTCTCACCCGCATCGGCATCCGAGGGCCTTCCCGGCCCCGGCCGGGAACCGGAAAGCGTGTTCGAGAGCGCGCAGGCCCGTTTCCAGGTGTATCGTCTCGACGCTGGCAAACCCTTTGAAACAGCCCTGTGGGGCTCACCCCCCCTCCCATCGCGGGAGGGGAACCCCGGTCCCCCATTCCGGCTTTCCCTGGCCCCCGACACCGTGGCGGTCGGCCTCGGGGCCCTGGGCGACGACCCGGCGGCGGCCGCCGGCCGCTACGGGGAATTCATGGCCCTGGGGAGCGCGGCGATTTACGACCCCGCCCCCCACGCGGAAACCCCGGACTACCTCCTCGGTTCGCGGGAGGCCCCCCTCCCCTTCCTTCTGGTCTACGGGCTCACCGCCACGGGCGGCTTTCAGCACCTGGTGCGCTTCGAGACCCTGTCGCCCGAGGAGGAGATCGGCTGGCCCGCCCTGGTCGCCGAATGCCTCGGTCTCCTGGACCGCCCGGACATGATCCTGGTCGCGGCGGTGGAAGCGGCCGCCTTCGTGGGGGCCGCGGTGAAGCGGGGGCCGAAGGCGCCGGTGACGTTCGACCTCACCTTCCCGGCCGTGCGGGACCAGCTTTCCTTCACCTCCGAGCCCGCCTTCCCCGAGACGTCCGCACTCATCGCCGGTTACGCCTCCCGGGCCCCCTCGCCGGCGGCCGCCCCCTTCCTGCGCCGCCTCGGTCCGGAGGACGGCCTGCTGGGGCACTTCCACGCCGCGATCTTCCCCTACCGGCCGATCCGGAAGCAGTACGTCACGCTGGGGGACACCCTCCACCGGCTTTTCGAGGACCAGGGTGTCCGGGCCGTCCTCCACCTGCTCCACGACGACCGGCCGGCGTCGGGGTCGGGCTGCACGCGGGTCCGGCGGGGGGCCTGCTGGATCGCACCCGCGGGCCCCGCCCGGGAGGGGGTGGCGTCATGA
- a CDS encoding heparinase II/III family protein yields MAKRLIRGLEWAFILAMAVNFLLQVNRYYFKGKGTRELARVFTGEIRPTSGLASRGESYLWPPLPARDANRPISLKTICQEYPRTCGGREVVYDFLDTGNLETARKCLNGWFYVERFQPVKLGFPPAWEEDPYQERYWRFIFYSLRPTRDLLHAFRATGDPLYARKLLTLVESFIDTGMEKPNAWNDCHAAAFRTMVLVNTWWKLREKGALPPESAEKILGALVRHGEFLMDPSHFDHGHNHGITQSGALLVLATSFPDLPDAPRWAETARDRVAQCMTEMVDADGFLVENSAYYHFYALEKFWEIRSYARRFGIDLAPVFEAKLRQMIRFATYLLQPDQTIPLLGASLPRTLHPRGIYRDIAADDPGLRYVLTNGAEGTAPDTTSQVFPNTGLTILRSGWGRGEDFGKQTQVVFDYGPYRTSHSDLDGLNFTLFGGGGELLSDSGLYSYENDPVRAYFHGTAAHNTVLVDGMDQLEGSPAAGAFREGDGYVYQAAQHALYPGVEHARAVALLGKNLVLVIDRLKSDRPRQYELLFHLAPDLDARSHGLNVTGTGPRPGQRLGVIPLVRENVNLAVYRGNKSPFRGFQSDMYERLVPRTTLSYSQKAAEAVFVTLLEIGPHDPGLKASISPDLGVVSVSSSGRGFEVGVQALAGSPGSVTVADHDPVTVTGSTVDAFRTPGEWFTGKGGGVRPVEAQVTKEGIRFALPTDGKEFELARELKLNLAERNLFLKFRLEQADAVEACEIQLSTDHGKGRMSLTLKNAFRHLEDTGWMTVGLGKGRHRRNGGCWKETGRGFDWSRIDEVRFRLKARVGSDVTVHLGRLSTVVQQREGVVSLVFDDGHWSVEKGAEILARHGLKGSVAVIAERPRANTRGYLNLAQLRKLRDVFGWDIVNHSEHHRHALKDYLEKGDERGYEKDVLNGARFLQDNGLDTAPNWYIYPFGAIDRRVQDMVGRYYKFARSVRTQPEVFPFGDPLAVKVFCVRAEMTPGEIMAAVEDAREFHLTLLLVFHRLGATSRDYNEYLLDRFEDFAARLAASKVRVRTLGEIDRDNGVPPTRLTIVEAKPLQLRLDIRSNGRP; encoded by the coding sequence ATGGCGAAGAGGTTGATCCGGGGCCTGGAGTGGGCCTTCATTCTGGCCATGGCCGTCAACTTCCTGTTGCAGGTCAACCGGTACTACTTCAAGGGGAAGGGGACCCGTGAACTGGCCCGGGTCTTCACGGGGGAGATCCGGCCCACGTCCGGTCTCGCCTCCCGGGGGGAGTCCTACCTTTGGCCGCCCCTCCCCGCCCGGGACGCCAACCGGCCCATTTCCCTGAAGACGATCTGCCAGGAGTACCCCCGCACCTGCGGAGGGCGGGAGGTGGTTTACGACTTCCTGGACACGGGGAACCTGGAGACGGCCCGGAAGTGCCTGAACGGCTGGTTCTACGTGGAGCGCTTCCAGCCCGTGAAGCTCGGCTTCCCCCCCGCCTGGGAGGAGGACCCCTACCAGGAGCGCTACTGGCGGTTCATCTTCTACAGCCTGCGGCCGACCCGGGACCTCCTTCACGCCTTCCGGGCCACCGGCGACCCCCTCTACGCCCGGAAGCTCCTCACCCTGGTGGAGAGCTTCATCGACACCGGGATGGAGAAGCCCAACGCCTGGAACGACTGCCACGCGGCCGCCTTCCGTACCATGGTGCTGGTCAACACCTGGTGGAAGCTCCGGGAGAAGGGGGCGCTGCCCCCGGAGTCGGCGGAGAAGATCCTCGGCGCCCTGGTCCGGCACGGCGAGTTCCTCATGGACCCGAGCCACTTCGATCACGGCCACAACCACGGCATCACCCAGAGCGGCGCCCTCCTGGTCCTGGCCACCAGTTTCCCGGACCTGCCCGACGCCCCGCGCTGGGCCGAGACGGCCCGGGATCGCGTGGCCCAGTGCATGACGGAGATGGTGGACGCGGACGGTTTCCTGGTGGAGAACTCGGCCTACTACCACTTCTACGCCCTGGAAAAGTTCTGGGAGATCCGTTCCTACGCCCGGAGGTTCGGGATCGACCTCGCCCCGGTCTTCGAGGCGAAACTCCGGCAGATGATCCGCTTCGCCACCTACCTCCTGCAGCCCGACCAGACCATCCCCCTGCTGGGGGCCTCCCTGCCCCGGACCCTCCACCCGCGGGGTATCTACCGGGACATCGCGGCCGACGACCCCGGCTTGCGCTACGTGCTCACCAACGGTGCGGAGGGGACGGCCCCGGACACGACCTCCCAGGTCTTCCCGAACACGGGGCTGACCATCCTCCGGTCCGGGTGGGGCCGGGGAGAGGATTTCGGGAAACAGACCCAGGTGGTCTTCGACTACGGGCCTTACCGGACGTCCCACAGCGACCTGGACGGTCTCAATTTCACCCTCTTTGGCGGAGGCGGTGAACTGCTCAGCGACTCCGGCCTCTATTCGTACGAAAACGACCCGGTGCGGGCGTACTTCCACGGGACGGCCGCCCACAACACCGTTCTGGTGGACGGGATGGACCAGCTGGAAGGGTCCCCCGCGGCGGGGGCTTTCCGGGAAGGGGACGGCTACGTCTACCAGGCCGCCCAGCACGCACTCTACCCCGGGGTGGAGCACGCCCGGGCCGTGGCGCTCCTGGGGAAGAACCTGGTGCTGGTCATCGACCGGCTGAAGTCGGACCGCCCCCGGCAGTACGAACTCCTGTTCCACCTGGCCCCCGACCTGGACGCCCGGTCCCACGGGCTGAACGTCACCGGGACCGGGCCCCGCCCCGGGCAGCGCCTGGGCGTCATCCCGCTGGTCCGGGAGAACGTGAACCTCGCCGTCTACCGGGGGAACAAATCGCCGTTCCGGGGCTTCCAGTCGGACATGTACGAGCGCCTCGTCCCCCGGACCACCCTGTCCTACAGCCAGAAGGCGGCCGAGGCCGTTTTCGTCACCCTGCTGGAGATCGGGCCGCACGACCCGGGCCTGAAGGCCTCCATCTCCCCGGATCTCGGCGTGGTGAGCGTCTCCTCCAGTGGGAGGGGGTTCGAGGTGGGTGTCCAGGCTCTGGCGGGTTCGCCCGGCAGCGTCACGGTGGCGGACCACGACCCCGTGACCGTGACCGGGAGCACCGTGGACGCTTTCCGCACCCCGGGGGAGTGGTTCACGGGGAAGGGGGGCGGTGTTCGACCGGTCGAGGCGCAGGTCACGAAGGAGGGCATCCGCTTCGCCCTCCCGACGGACGGCAAGGAGTTCGAGCTCGCCCGGGAACTGAAGCTGAACCTGGCGGAGCGGAACCTGTTCCTCAAGTTTCGCCTCGAGCAGGCCGACGCCGTCGAGGCCTGCGAGATCCAGCTTTCCACGGACCACGGGAAGGGCCGGATGAGCCTGACCCTCAAGAATGCCTTCCGGCACCTCGAGGATACGGGCTGGATGACCGTGGGGCTCGGCAAGGGCCGGCACCGGCGGAACGGGGGCTGCTGGAAGGAGACCGGGCGAGGGTTCGACTGGTCGCGGATCGACGAAGTCCGCTTCCGGTTGAAGGCCCGGGTGGGCAGCGACGTCACCGTTCACCTGGGGCGCTTGTCCACCGTGGTTCAGCAACGGGAGGGGGTGGTCAGCCTGGTCTTCGACGACGGTCACTGGTCGGTGGAGAAGGGGGCCGAGATCCTCGCCCGCCACGGGCTGAAGGGGAGCGTCGCCGTCATCGCCGAGCGGCCCCGCGCCAACACCCGGGGCTATTTGAACCTGGCCCAGCTCCGGAAGCTCCGGGACGTCTTCGGCTGGGACATCGTGAACCACTCCGAGCACCACCGGCACGCCCTCAAGGACTACCTCGAGAAAGGGGACGAGCGCGGTTACGAAAAAGACGTGCTCAATGGGGCCCGCTTCCTCCAGGATAACGGCCTGGACACCGCGCCCAACTGGTACATCTACCCTTTCGGGGCCATCGACCGCCGGGTGCAGGACATGGTGGGGCGCTATTACAAGTTCGCCCGGTCCGTCCGGACCCAGCCCGAGGTCTTCCCCTTCGGGGACCCGCTCGCCGTCAAGGTCTTCTGCGTGAGGGCCGAGATGACCCCCGGGGAGATCATGGCCGCCGTCGAGGACGCCCGGGAGTTCCACCTGACGCTCCTCCTCGTGTTCCACCGCCTGGGGGCGACCTCCCGGGACTACAACGAGTACCTGCTGGACCGCTTCGAGGACTTCGCCGCCCGCCTGGCGGCCTCGAAGGTCCGGGTGCGGACCTTGGGCGAAATCGACCGGGACAACGGCGTCCCCCCCACCCGGCTCACCATCGTGGAGGCGAAGCCCCTCCAGCTCCGCCTGGACATCCGGTCCAACGGAAGGCCATGA
- a CDS encoding alpha/beta fold hydrolase: MTKTRWITLTCLAGLLALGALPAQDKPATPAPEKPAASAPDKPAAAAPAEPPPDRPAEKAAVKPQDFAPYCGEYRTEGKTMVSVFLMGPISALIKPMFIDWRSLRMGELAAGGTDRFFSPRSPQEAAVHQTDLVFERDERGEVTGLVLTEQGQPPTKARKVEAYRREAVTFDNGDVRLAGTLCTPPGKGPHPAVVLVHGSGPGCREQLAVMASFFALNGVAALSYDKRGCGESGGDWKAVDLEALAADAVAGVQWLRQRPGIDPGKVGAWGISQGGWITPLAGAQSNQVAFVINHSGPGTSLRKQDSYMTASILKLSGIAPEDIDLVMAMYNTLYDFGRGKATAEALDAAAAKLKGKPGLEPYTEYTSANIKPAELYAQQAIGDPAWFFHLDPDRDALAPYRRLRCPVLVIYGRQDFTVPVEESEKAIRKTLEESKHPDYLVRVLENTGHGPALVDAANPMRPAVPVRVNPEYFDLLKTWLRRHGFMPGPAGAPGPEGR, encoded by the coding sequence ATGACGAAGACACGCTGGATCACCCTAACCTGCCTGGCCGGCCTGCTGGCCCTCGGTGCACTCCCGGCCCAGGACAAGCCGGCGACCCCGGCCCCGGAAAAGCCCGCGGCCTCGGCCCCCGACAAACCGGCCGCCGCGGCGCCGGCAGAGCCGCCTCCCGACCGGCCGGCGGAGAAAGCGGCCGTCAAGCCGCAGGACTTCGCCCCCTACTGCGGCGAGTACCGGACCGAGGGGAAGACGATGGTCTCGGTCTTCCTCATGGGGCCCATCTCCGCCCTGATCAAGCCCATGTTCATCGACTGGCGGTCCCTGCGGATGGGGGAACTCGCCGCCGGCGGCACGGACCGGTTTTTCAGCCCCCGGTCGCCCCAGGAGGCCGCGGTCCATCAGACGGACCTGGTGTTCGAGCGCGACGAGAGGGGTGAGGTCACCGGCCTGGTCCTGACCGAGCAGGGGCAGCCCCCGACGAAGGCCCGGAAGGTGGAAGCCTATCGCCGCGAGGCGGTCACCTTCGACAACGGGGACGTCCGGCTCGCCGGGACGCTGTGCACGCCCCCCGGCAAGGGCCCGCACCCGGCCGTGGTGCTGGTCCACGGCTCCGGGCCCGGCTGCCGGGAGCAGTTGGCGGTGATGGCGAGCTTTTTCGCCCTGAACGGCGTGGCGGCCCTCAGTTACGACAAGCGGGGCTGCGGAGAGTCGGGCGGCGACTGGAAGGCGGTGGACCTGGAGGCCCTGGCCGCCGACGCGGTGGCCGGCGTCCAGTGGCTGCGCCAACGCCCGGGGATCGACCCCGGGAAAGTGGGGGCGTGGGGCATCAGCCAGGGCGGCTGGATCACCCCGCTCGCCGGCGCCCAGTCGAACCAGGTGGCCTTCGTCATCAACCACTCCGGGCCGGGCACCAGCCTGCGGAAGCAGGACTCCTACATGACGGCCAGCATCCTGAAGCTGAGCGGCATCGCCCCGGAGGACATCGACCTGGTGATGGCCATGTACAACACGCTTTATGACTTCGGACGGGGCAAGGCCACCGCCGAGGCCCTGGACGCGGCGGCGGCGAAACTGAAGGGGAAACCGGGCCTGGAGCCGTACACCGAGTACACGTCCGCCAACATCAAGCCGGCCGAGCTGTACGCCCAGCAGGCCATCGGCGACCCGGCGTGGTTCTTCCACCTGGACCCCGACCGCGACGCCCTGGCGCCCTACAGGCGCCTGCGCTGCCCGGTCCTGGTGATCTACGGCCGGCAGGACTTCACGGTCCCGGTGGAGGAAAGCGAGAAGGCCATCCGGAAAACCCTGGAGGAGAGCAAGCACCCCGACTACCTGGTGCGGGTGCTGGAAAACACCGGCCACGGCCCGGCGCTGGTGGACGCGGCCAACCCGATGCGGCCCGCCGTGCCCGTGCGGGTCAACCCGGAGTACTTCGACCTCCTGAAGACATGGCTCCGCCGGCATGGCTTCATGCCGGGCCCGGCGGGCGCCCCTGGCCCGGAAGGCAGATAA
- a CDS encoding ATP-binding cassette domain-containing protein: MATDPKTTLQLTDVRKTFNPGEANEVRALQGISLEIPESAFVLLLGGNGSGKSTLLGAVAGSFVPDDGRVLVDGRDVTRHPEHRRAALIGRVFQNPFSGTAPGMSIAENFAVASRRGLGPGFGWSLSGKLKAEVRERVASLRMGLEDRLDTPMGSLSGGQRQALTLLMATWNRPRLLLLDEHTAALDPKSAELVIRLTMDIVSRDAITTLMVTHSMTQAVNLGDRLVMLHRGRVIHDDAGADKRRLRVEDLLERFDEVRRRELLDETAAVLLKEQYV; the protein is encoded by the coding sequence GTGGCGACGGACCCCAAAACCACGCTCCAGCTGACCGACGTGCGGAAGACCTTCAACCCCGGGGAGGCCAACGAAGTCCGGGCCCTCCAGGGCATCTCCCTCGAGATCCCCGAAAGCGCCTTCGTCCTGCTGCTCGGGGGGAACGGGTCGGGGAAGTCCACCCTCCTCGGCGCCGTGGCCGGTTCCTTCGTCCCCGACGACGGCCGGGTCCTCGTCGACGGGCGGGACGTGACCCGCCACCCGGAACACCGGCGGGCGGCCCTCATCGGGCGGGTGTTCCAGAACCCTTTCAGCGGGACCGCCCCCGGCATGAGCATTGCCGAGAATTTCGCCGTCGCGTCGCGCCGCGGCCTGGGGCCCGGCTTCGGCTGGTCCCTCTCCGGGAAGCTGAAAGCGGAGGTCCGGGAGCGGGTGGCCTCGCTGCGCATGGGGCTCGAGGACCGGCTGGACACCCCCATGGGCTCCCTGTCGGGCGGACAGCGGCAGGCCCTGACCCTGCTCATGGCCACGTGGAACCGCCCCCGCCTCCTGCTCCTGGACGAGCACACGGCCGCCCTGGACCCCAAGTCCGCCGAGCTGGTCATCCGCCTCACCATGGACATCGTCTCCCGGGACGCCATCACCACCCTCATGGTCACCCACTCCATGACCCAGGCCGTGAACCTGGGCGACCGCCTGGTGATGCTGCACCGGGGGCGGGTGATCCACGACGACGCCGGGGCCGACAAGCGGCGCCTCCGTGTGGAAGATCTCCTGGAGCGCTTCGACGAGGTCCGCCGTCGCGAACTCCTCGACGAGACCGCCGCCGTGCTGCTGAAAGAGCAGTATGTCTGA
- a CDS encoding ABC transporter permease: MTLLIGALTMGFILSLLALGTYLSFRILRSADITVDGTVPLGGAVAACLIVAGHSPWTATLAGAAVGAAAGFVTGTLATRFRVNALLAGVLTMTALYSVNLRVMGKSNISLHESVSLSSVCEKAGTTLFRSAEIRLLGWPVPARDVGFLLLSALFAVGTAVLLWAFYRTRLGTMLRASGDNPQMARAQGGNVERLYVLGLALSNGLAGLCGALLVQYQGFADVQMGIGMIVLGLASVIIGETFSDPRKIGLALAGTLLGSLLFRLIVALILRWGLNPNDLKLMTAVFVLLALFLPEFLRNLGRKLSRRARRAAEASPVPAGGASGR, encoded by the coding sequence ATGACCCTCCTGATCGGCGCCCTGACCATGGGTTTCATCCTCAGCCTGCTTGCCCTCGGGACCTACCTCAGTTTCCGGATCCTGCGCTCGGCGGACATCACGGTGGACGGCACCGTCCCGTTGGGCGGGGCCGTCGCGGCTTGCCTCATCGTCGCCGGCCACTCCCCCTGGACCGCCACCCTCGCCGGGGCCGCGGTCGGGGCGGCCGCCGGGTTCGTCACCGGCACCCTGGCCACGCGCTTCCGGGTCAACGCCCTCCTGGCCGGGGTCCTCACCATGACGGCCCTGTACTCCGTCAACCTCCGGGTCATGGGGAAGAGCAACATCTCCCTCCACGAGTCCGTCAGCCTTTCCTCCGTCTGCGAGAAGGCTGGCACGACACTCTTCCGCTCGGCGGAGATCCGCCTCCTGGGGTGGCCGGTGCCGGCCCGCGACGTCGGGTTTCTGCTGCTGTCGGCCCTCTTCGCCGTCGGCACCGCCGTGCTGCTGTGGGCCTTCTACCGGACCCGGCTGGGGACGATGCTGCGGGCGTCCGGGGACAACCCCCAGATGGCGCGGGCCCAGGGGGGGAACGTCGAGCGGCTCTACGTCCTCGGTCTCGCCCTGTCCAACGGCCTGGCGGGCCTGTGCGGGGCCCTCCTGGTCCAGTACCAGGGCTTCGCCGACGTCCAGATGGGCATCGGGATGATCGTCCTCGGCCTCGCCAGCGTCATCATCGGCGAGACCTTCTCCGACCCCCGGAAGATCGGCCTGGCCCTGGCGGGGACCCTCCTGGGGTCGCTGCTTTTCCGCCTCATCGTGGCCCTCATCCTCCGGTGGGGGCTCAACCCAAACGATCTCAAGCTGATGACGGCGGTTTTCGTCCTGCTGGCCCTCTTCCTCCCCGAGTTCCTCCGAAACCTCGGCCGAAAACTCTCCCGGCGGGCCCGGCGGGCGGCGGAAGCCTCCCCGGTCCCGGCCGGCGGCGCTTCCGGGAGGTGA
- a CDS encoding glycosyltransferase family 2 protein translates to ASAGSGDLPAGGPYATFFVAVHNEERIIERCILSLVNQTYRNCRVVFVNDASTDGTAAVLDRYAERGLIRVIHLARNVGKKKALAAAMLGDPGEVFVFTDSDSVVAPDAVEKLMTVFASDPDVGAVSGHCRALNADANLLTRVQDSWYEGQFSIKKAFESIFGAVTCVSGPLAAFRREAVYNFIPAWTEDTFLGREFRFATDRTLTGFVLGSRFVGRKLKRRYAGSPFVEEVDYPARDWKIVYCKAARAWTHVPDTFGRFLHQQVRWKKSFVRNLFFTGRFYWRKPLCAAVNYYLHALFVVAGPFVAFRHLVYLPLNGNYVSGLLYFLGIAYIGFLFGLAFRIENRGSRRWLLRPVMSLMSTLCLSWLIFYSLATIRRSVWRRG, encoded by the coding sequence CGCCTCTGCCGGTTCAGGGGACCTCCCGGCAGGAGGTCCCTACGCCACATTCTTTGTGGCGGTGCACAACGAGGAGCGGATCATCGAACGGTGCATCCTCTCCCTGGTCAACCAGACCTATCGGAACTGCCGGGTGGTCTTCGTCAACGACGCCAGCACCGACGGCACCGCGGCCGTGCTGGACCGCTACGCCGAGCGGGGCCTGATCCGGGTGATCCACCTGGCGCGGAACGTCGGGAAGAAAAAGGCGCTGGCGGCGGCCATGCTCGGGGACCCGGGCGAGGTCTTCGTCTTCACCGACAGCGACTCGGTGGTGGCGCCCGACGCGGTGGAAAAGCTGATGACGGTCTTCGCCTCCGACCCGGACGTCGGCGCCGTCAGCGGCCACTGCCGGGCCCTCAACGCTGACGCCAACCTCCTCACCCGGGTCCAGGACTCCTGGTACGAGGGCCAGTTCTCCATCAAGAAGGCCTTCGAGAGCATCTTCGGGGCCGTGACCTGCGTGTCGGGGCCGCTGGCCGCTTTCCGGCGCGAGGCCGTCTACAACTTCATCCCCGCCTGGACCGAGGACACCTTCCTGGGTCGCGAGTTCCGCTTCGCCACGGACCGGACCCTCACCGGCTTCGTCCTGGGCAGCCGTTTCGTCGGCAGGAAGCTGAAGCGGCGCTACGCCGGCTCCCCCTTCGTCGAGGAGGTCGACTACCCGGCCCGCGACTGGAAGATCGTCTACTGCAAGGCCGCCCGGGCTTGGACCCATGTCCCCGACACCTTCGGGCGCTTCCTCCACCAGCAGGTCCGCTGGAAGAAGAGCTTCGTCCGGAACCTCTTCTTCACCGGGCGCTTCTACTGGCGAAAGCCCCTGTGCGCCGCCGTCAACTACTACCTCCACGCCCTCTTCGTCGTGGCCGGGCCCTTCGTCGCCTTCCGGCACCTGGTCTACCTCCCCCTGAACGGGAACTACGTCTCGGGGCTCCTCTACTTCCTCGGCATCGCCTACATCGGGTTCCTCTTCGGGCTGGCCTTCCGGATCGAGAACCGCGGGAGCCGGCGCTGGCTGCTTCGCCCCGTCATGAGCCTGATGTCCACGCTGTGCCTCTCCTGGCTCATCTTCTACTCGCTGGCCACCATCCGGAGGAGCGTATGGCGAAGAGGTTGA
- a CDS encoding ATP-binding protein → MDITLFQISNPWRYGLAWTVPEIPRRVTREILDWMPEPEILVLTGARQTGKTSILYQLIDQLIRQRGVSPEDISFFSLDLQGTDFLLEDQGRFLRFLGSLDRPRKYVFIDEVQRMPDPGRFVKGVHDQRLPLKFILTGSSTLELRAKTGEPLTGRKRVFPVTPLTFGEFVRTLPFGDTLPSDPRPSNIGPWIGALNDALDSYASYGGYPAVVQTRDALRKRERLHEIFGSYLEKDIAGFLRVENLPAFRKLVTCLAAQAGSLVNVHELAGTVGIHQETVKRYLHYLESTFVIHRLLPWCANPRTELSKSPKIHFADPGIRNGVLGTFTPPLGRPDGGAVVEGIVAAHLLNRPGRQDRVNFWRTQSGAEVDFVLSSTRAEQAVEVKSGEPRSLKVGRGFRSFLGKYAPPRATLLNRSRWESVDVGGHRVEFVPTAVFLLEETDTQAPFLPLS, encoded by the coding sequence GTGGACATCACGCTTTTCCAGATCTCGAACCCTTGGCGATACGGGCTGGCTTGGACTGTCCCGGAGATCCCGCGGCGGGTCACGCGGGAGATCCTCGACTGGATGCCGGAGCCGGAGATCCTGGTGCTCACGGGGGCCCGTCAGACCGGAAAGACCAGCATCCTGTACCAGTTGATCGATCAGCTCATCCGCCAACGGGGTGTGAGCCCAGAGGACATCAGTTTCTTCTCCCTGGACCTTCAGGGAACGGACTTTCTCCTGGAGGATCAGGGGCGTTTCCTGCGGTTTCTCGGTTCGCTCGACCGCCCCCGGAAATACGTATTCATCGACGAGGTTCAGCGGATGCCGGACCCCGGGCGCTTCGTCAAGGGGGTTCACGACCAGAGGCTTCCCCTCAAGTTTATCCTGACCGGGTCGTCCACGCTGGAACTCCGGGCCAAGACCGGCGAGCCCCTGACGGGTCGCAAGCGGGTATTTCCCGTGACACCCCTGACCTTCGGGGAGTTCGTCCGCACGCTGCCCTTTGGCGATACGCTCCCGTCCGACCCGCGGCCTTCCAACATCGGGCCGTGGATCGGCGCCCTCAACGACGCGCTGGACTCCTACGCCAGTTACGGGGGATACCCCGCGGTGGTGCAAACCCGGGACGCGCTCCGAAAGCGGGAACGTCTGCACGAGATCTTCGGCAGTTACCTGGAAAAGGACATCGCCGGCTTCCTGCGCGTCGAGAACCTCCCCGCCTTCCGGAAACTCGTCACCTGCCTGGCGGCCCAGGCCGGCTCGTTGGTGAACGTTCACGAACTCGCTGGGACCGTGGGCATTCACCAGGAAACCGTCAAGCGGTACCTGCACTACCTGGAGTCCACGTTCGTGATCCACCGGCTGCTCCCCTGGTGCGCCAATCCCCGCACCGAGCTGAGCAAGAGCCCCAAAATCCATTTTGCGGACCCAGGGATCCGAAACGGTGTCCTCGGGACGTTCACTCCGCCCTTAGGACGCCCGGACGGGGGCGCCGTCGTGGAAGGGATCGTGGCGGCCCACCTGCTCAACCGGCCGGGCCGTCAGGACCGGGTCAACTTCTGGCGGACGCAGTCCGGTGCGGAAGTGGATTTCGTCCTGTCCTCCACACGGGCCGAGCAGGCGGTGGAAGTCAAATCGGGGGAGCCCCGGTCCCTGAAGGTGGGCCGGGGGTTCCGCTCGTTCCTGGGCAAGTACGCGCCGCCCCGGGCAACCCTTCTGAACCGGTCCCGATGGGAGTCCGTGGACGTCGGCGGCCACCGGGTCGAGTTCGTTCCGACGGCGGTCTTTCTGCTCGAGGAAACGGACACCCAAGCCCCCTTTTTGCCGTTATCCTGA